The Pararhizobium sp. IMCC21322 sequence ACCCAGTTGCAATGTGTCGCTGACAAAGGCAATGGCCAGTATTTCACAGCAGATGATTTGAGCGGGCTAAAGAATGCTTTGGCCAAAGTGACTGAAAGCATCCGCACTGCAGAACCCATCGCAGCACCTGAGCCGATCGTCGTCGCCACACCCGAAGTGGCAGACACTGGAAATGCCATCACCATTCAGATTGCCGGTCCAGGCACCATTCGCCTCGATATGGCCGCTTGGACCCAGGCACCAAAATATTGGAAGATCCTGGATCCCGAAACGGGCGAGGAAATCGCCAAGACAAATGAGAATGAAGTCTCGGTCATGCCCGGCGATTATCAGTTGGCCTGGCGCCATCTGGAACATGGCGCAGAGGAAGTCATGCTGCCGCAAATTGTAACCGTGGAATCTGGCAAGGTAACTGATGCACCAATCAAGACCGGCCTTCAACTGGTTCCCCCTGCCGAAACCGAGCCCCCTTATTATTGGCAACTTCTGCCAGAAGGCGCAAAAGTCAAAAAGTCATTCCGTGGCCGCGATGCCGCTGCCTGGTATTGGGTGTGGGATGCAGTCCCTGTGCCTGCCGGAACATACACATTGCTCATTCGCCAAAGCGAGCATGACCACAGCGAAGCCAATCTGGGTCGCGTCGTTCTGGAAGAAGGCCAGTTGCAGCAACTTCCACTGGACCAGGGTGTCAATGTTGCCTGGAACAGCGCCTGGGGCGACGATGTCTACAACATCATCTTCACCCATGAAAATGGTGACCAGATCAAAACGGACGCCCAAGGCCCGCTCTTTCTTGCGCCCGGCAAATACAGTGTAGCCCTGCGCCTGACAGAACATGGCCACCGCGCAGCGCCGTTTGGTACTGTCGAAGTTACCGAAACAGGCTTTGCTGATGCCATGCTGACATCCGGCATCACATTTGAAACCGCCATTGAAGGCAAATTCAAACTGATCGCAACAGATCTGGATACAGGTGAAGAGGCCACAATGACCAACCGCTGGGGGCCAATGCCGCTTGGTGCCGGTCGCTACAGCTTTGACCTTCATCTGGAAGGCAACAAGCGTCAGACCATTCTCCCGGAACTTGAGATCAAGCCCGGCCAGTTCATCACCGCAAAAATGTAAGAAGCAGCGAGATCAGCGCCTCAACAACAGCTTCAAATCATGGCCCGGGTCTGCAATCAGATCCGGGTCAGCTGTTCGGCCCATCTCGATCAATTTTTTGCCCGCCATATAGGCGCGCCCGTCATTCACGGCATCTACAGCCAACAATTCGTCACCATGGAAATACCAGAAGGACGGAGCACTCCCGGTCCTGTTTCGGGTCACCACGCGGTCATACCCCATATTCAATCCGGCTATCTGCAATTTGGCATCATACTGATCTGACCAGAACCATGGCTTTGCGACGTAAGGCTCCGTTGCGCCAGTGATGCTGCCTGCCGCAGCCTCCGCCTGAGCAATGGCATTGCCAACACTCTCCAGGCGAATATGGCTGTCACCATGTGGAAAAGATGTACAATCACCTGCCGCAAATATGCTCGCATCCAAAGTTTGGCACTGCGCATCAACCACAATCCCGTTTTCCACCTCAAGGCCAGCGGCCCGGGCAAGCCCGGCATTGGCATCAACGCCAATAGCAACAACAACCACATCCACATCCAGTTCGGAACCATCAGATAATCTGGCACCACGAACCCTGTCTGTCCCGATCAGGTAATCAAGACCAACGCCCTCGCGCAGATCAACACCATGACTGTGATGCAAAGCCCGGAAAAAGGCAGACGTTTCTGTACCGGCAACCCGCTGCAAAATACGGTCTCCCATTTCAATCAGCGTGACCTGCAAACCGCGCTTGGTGGCCGAGGCAGCAGCCTCCAGGCCCAGATAGCCGCCGCCAACAATCAGAACCCGTCCGGGTTTGCCATCGGAGCGCTCCCCTGTTGCAAACAGGCTGGCTGAAATAGCGTCTACGTCCTGCGCACTGCGCAAGGTGAAGACTCCCTCAAGGGCGCCGCCAATTTCTGCAGGCAGCTTGCGCGCAGCGCTACCGGTGGTCAGTGCCAAAGCGTCGTAGCCATGGGTCGCACCATCTGAGAAATCCAGACGTTGATTGACCCGGTCGATTCCTGCGACCTGCTTGCCTGTCAGCAGATCAATGGATTGCTCTTCATAAAAACTGGCGGGCTTCAGCAGCAGGCTGTCAAAGCTTTTGTCACCCAATAGGTAATTCTTGGAAAGCGGTGGTCGTTGATAGGGCGCAACCGGTTCTTCGCCAATCAGAGTGATCGCTCCATCATGTTTCAATGCCCGCAGCCGGGTTGCCAGAGAAACACCTGCCTGTCCGGCACCAACAATTGCAATGTCCATTCCACACCTGATCAAACGAGAACATGATTTAGGTTTGCAGTGGACACGATCTCCACGGCAGACCGCTGTTTATTGCTTTTGCGCTCTATCCCGTCAACGCTGCATTTGCAGCTGATCGACCGCTTCCTGCCTCCAACCCATGCGACCGAAGCACGCGCCATCATCCATTCTCGCTTGAGGGCAAGATGGTCGCTGTCGGCCAAACTGGCCAGCACGCGGCCATTACCCCACAAATTACAGGCCGCGCCTGGATCACCGGAACCCACCAACACATGCACGATCCAGACGATCCCAGGCCACAAGGCTACCGATTGAACGATACCTGGGGTGCAGGATAAGCATTTCAGAATGCATCTGTTTCCAGCAGGATGCACGCCTTGACGGCCATTTGATTGAGGCTCAGTCTGAACCGGACTCAGAACACACCATGGCGCATAGAGGGGCAACATGATGGAATCACTACTACCGATTATTATTCAACTGGTCAGCGGAGCCATCGGCGGAAATGTCGCTGGTAAGACACTCAAAAACCTGGACCTTGGCACGCTCGGTAACTCACTTGCCGGGATCGTGGGCGGAGGTATCGGCGGCCAGTTATTGACTGCAGTTCTGGGCATGAGCAGCGGAGGCGGCCTCGATATAGGTTCGATCATAACTCAAATCGTTGGCGGCGGCGTTGGCGGCGGCGTTATGCTGGCGATTGTCGGTGTCGTAAAAGGCATGATTAAAAAATAGACACAGTCGAGCACTGAATTGCGTCATCCCGTTTGCAGCATTTCCAGAGCCCAGCTTTTCCACATGGAAATTGCAAATTTGGAAAGAAACCCACCTCTCCTCACTGGAGTAAACGGTGCCTCACTTGCACAAACATGCAATTTATGTGAAAATTCACTGAATTTGATCACTTAAGGCATCTCAGTCATTATGCAGCCAGCGGATTTCAGAGTTTCGAAACTGCCAATGTTCCACTTGAATCTGTTGGAACGGCAGCACCGGCTGAATGCAAAACGCGTCTTGCGCCGCCACGGCATTGATCATCGCATGTGGCGCATCATGGTGATGTTGCGCGAAGAGGATCACCAGTCCGTGCATGATCTGGCGGCTTTTGGCGGCTTTGATCGGTCCACCCTCAGTAAAATCGTCGATGCAACAGAGGAAAGCGGTCTGGTTGCACGCCAGGTTGATGCAATGGATCGCCGTCGGTCCACTGTTAGCCTGACCGATAAGGGCCGCGCCATGATTGACAGGGCAGCACCCGATATATTGAAATTGTTTGACGCTTACTTTGAGGACTTTTCACCAGCCGAGGTGGAACAGTTGATGGAAATGATCGTCAAGCTGAAAACGGCCGTGCAAACCCACGGTCTGGAACTCGAAAGGGGCCTTCTTAGGGAGACCGCGTAACAGCAAATGGCCCACTTGCAGGCTCGTTACGCAATGGAGGAAATTATGCGTCTAATCATCAAAACCCTGCTTCTGGCAGGTCTGTTCAGCAGTATTGCTGGCATTGCTAATGCAAACACCAGACTTCTGGTCAATTGCTTCTGGCCGCCGCAGCACTATGTCTGCCAATCGGTTTTGCCCACATGGCTTGCAGAAGTTGAAGAAGCCACGGAAGGGCGGGTTCGCGGCATCATTCCGCCGAAATCCGTCGCCGCACCACCCGAGCAGTTGAATTCCGTTGAAAAGGGCATCGCAGATGTTGCCCCGCAGTTTAACGGTCTCATCCAGGGTCGCGTCACCGGACCATTGGTGGCCATGAATCCGTTCATCGCAACAACCGATGCACCAGCTATGTCGGAAGCTTTGTGGGAAACCCGAAACAAGTTTTTCCCCGACGAATTTGATTCCGTACATCTCCTGTCCATGTGGGTTATCACGCCCGCTGAGTTGTACAGCCAGACTGACGAACCATTGAATTCGATGGATGATCTGGTCTCTCGGAAAATCTGGGCTCTGCCAGGCGCACTGGCAGCAACAATGAAAAAAATTGGCGCTGGCGTTGTATCCGGGCCCGCAGTTCAGGCGAATGAAATCATCTCGCGTGGCGTGGTGGATGCCCATATTGGCCTCAGCCCGACAGCGGTCCGCGATTTCCGTGTGATCCCCTACACAAAATCCATGACCCGCTTCAAGGATGCCATTTATTCCACCAGCTTTTCCCTGATCATCAACAAGGATAAGTGGATGGAGATTTCGGAACAAGATCGTGCGGCGATCACAGAGCTTAGTGGTGTGAAATTTGCCCGCATGGCAGCACAGCACTGGATGGAAGCGGATCAAACAGCGCTTGAAGAGTTCAAGGAAGCGGAAATCGAAATCATCGACGCCGATCCGGCATTTGAAGCTGCCCTGCGCGAAGCTTCCAGTTTCGTCGCTGAAAACTGGATTGCCAAAGCCAATGAGGCTGGCATCGATGGTCAAGGCGCATACGACTACTACGTTAAACGCGTTCAGGAACTGTCTAAGTGACCCAACGGCCAAAGTCCGGCTACAGAAAAATGGCAGCAGGAGCGCTCTCGCTCCTGCTGCCAACCATGAAATTCATGTCCGCCGCCCTGCTGTTCGCTATGATGATTCTGACCTTTGTCGACGTGGTTGGGCGTTATGTGTTCAGTGCGCCTATCTTTGGCGCTGCAGAAATGATCCAGTTTCTTCTGGCAATGACTATTTTCGCCGGTCTCGGCCTCGTCAATGCCTATGATGAGCACATTGCCGTTGAACTGCTGGAAGGCCCGCTTCAGGCCCTAATGCCAAAACTACGCCCGTTTCTCATCCAGCTCTTTTCACTGATTGGCATGGCTGTCATCGCCTGGCAATTGGCTGTGTTCGCCGAAGAATCCGCAGTAAACAATCGAATTACCGTGGTTCTGGAATGGCCCCTCGCCTATCTGGCAGCCATTATTGCCGGCCTGTCGGCCCTCAGCCTGGTGGCCCAGATTCTAGGGCTCATTGACCGCCCCAAGCCAGCTGCTGAGGCCGGTTCCGACAAGCCGATTGGACTGGGTGATCTATGACAAGCGCGCTTATTGGCTTTGCAATCTTGCTGGCCCTTTGTTTCTTCGGCTTCCGGGTCGGATACGCCACCCTGCTTGTCGGCCTGGTCGGCTTTGCCACCCAAAGGGGCTGGGAAGCGGCCTTTGCCATGACCGGACAACAGGTCATCGAAGACGCAATGAACTACAATCTGAGCGTCATTCCCCTTTTCATTCTTATGGGTGTGTTCATCTACCGCGCTGAAATCAGCCGCGATCTGTATGACGCCGCCTATGCCGGTCTTGGACGGTTTCGAGGCGGCCTGGCTTTGTCCACAGTCGTCGCCTGCGCCGGGTTTTCCGCTGTCTGCGGCTCTTCGCTGGCCACAGCCGCCACCATGACAAAAGTCGCCATGCCGCCCATGCGCAAATATGGCTATTCCGACTCCCTCGCCTCCGGCACCATCGCTGCAGGTGGGACGCTTGGCATCATGATCCCGCCCTCTGTACCACTGGTCATTTATGCCGTTGTTGCAGAGCAGGACATTGGCGAATTGTTCATTGCCGGTGTGTTGCCCGGCATCTTGCTGGTATCGCTGTTCATGGGAGCTGTTGCCATAACCGTGCGGTTCAAGCCTGAATCAGGTCCGGCAGGCGACCCACTATCCGAAGAAGACAAGAAGCGTGCTTTCAGGGCCGTCTGGCCAATCATCGGATTGTTTCTTCTGGTTCTCGGCGGCATCTACGGTCGGGTTTTCACACCGACAGAAGCCTCGGGCATTGGTGCGTTCGGTGCAGCTGTGATCGCAATCATGCGTGGGCACCTGCGCACTCCCGGAGAATGGATCGACGTGCTGGGAGAAGCCGGCAAAACCACTGCATCCCTGTTCATTGTAATATTTGGCGCACTCGTCTTTGCTCAATTCATCAATCTGTCAGGCATGCCTTATGATCTGGTTTTCTTCGTCGAAGACATGAACCTGTCGCCGCTGGGTCTGGTCATTGTCGTTGCCATTATCGCGGTTCTGATGGGAATGGTCTTTGAATCCATCGGCATTCTGCTGTTGCTCGTACCCGTCTTTCTTCCAACCCTGATTCAAGCGGACGTGGATATGGTCTGGTTCGGCATTGTGGTAGTTCTGGTCACTGAACTGGGGCTCATCACGCCGCCAATTGGCATGAATGTCTTTGTGGTCAAATCGGTGATGCCAAGCATTCGTCTTGCGGATATTTTTCGCGGCGTTACGCCCTTTATTGTTGCCGATGTGATTGCGCTCATCCTGGTCCTGCTCATCCCGGCAATTGCCACCTTCCTCCCCGGTCTCATGCGATGATGTCCGGCACTATTATCAAGGGTTAGCGACATGGCTAAAGTCAAAAATATCCTCTTCATCATGGCCGACCAATTGCGTTGGGATTATCTGTCTTGCTATGGCCATCCGTATCTGGAAACACCGAACATTGATCGCCTGGCTCAAAAGGGCGTTCGGTTTGACCGAGCCTATGTGCAGTCACCGGTCTGCGGACCATCTCGCGCTTCATGCTATACAGGCCGCACGACATTCAGCCATGGCTCCACCTGGAATCAGGTCCCTTTGCCAATTGGTGAATGGACCATGAGCGACTATCTCAAGCCGGCTGGAATGAGGACGGCCGTCGTCGGGAAAACTCACATGACTCCCGACAAGGAAGGCATGGAACGGCTAGGCCTGAAGGCGGACACAGCCATCGGCACCATCATGTCCCAGCCGGGCTTCGAACCGTTTGAACGCGATGATGGTTTACACCCGGACGCAGGATTAAGACGACGCGGTGGCAAACTGGCCTATAATGACTGGCTTCGCGAGCAAGGCTATGACGGTGAAAACCCCTGGCACACCTGGGCAAACTCAGCCGAAGGCCCGGATGGGGAAATCCTCAGCGGCTGGCATTTGCGCAACTCACATCTGCCCGCCCGCGTTGCTGAACCGCACTCCGAAACTGCTTATATGACAGACCGTGCCATGGAGTTCATTGCAGAAACCGGTGATCAGCCATGGTGCCTGCATCTGTCTTACATCAAACCGCATTGGCCCTATATTGCCCCTGCGCCCTACCACGACATGTATGATCGCAACCAGTTTTTACCGGTGCATCGCTCTCAAAAAGAGCGGGAAACCAGCCACCCGGTCATTCAGGCCTTCTATGAAGAGGCGGTTTCAAAAACCTTCTCTGACCGTGAAGCCCGCGAGCGGGTCATTACAGGGTATATGGGCCTTGTGAAGCAGATTGATGACCATCTGGGTCGCCTATTCGCACATCTGGAAGAATCTGGACGCATGAATGACACCATCATTGTGTTTACATCGGATCATGGCGATTATCTCGGCGATCACTGGATGGGCGAAAAAGAGCTGTTCCACGAAGCCAGTGTTCGGGTTCCGCTCATCATCTACGACCCATGCGAAGCTGCAGACAGCACCCGTGGACAGGTGGAGACCCGGCTTGTAGAAGCCATCGACTTGCTGCCGACATTCATCGAGACAATGGGTATGGAGCCGCCCTATCACCGGCTTGAAGGTCGCTCTCTCTCACCTCTGCTTCACGGCAAGGCACCTGATGACTGGCGTAAAGCCGCTTTCAGTGAAATTGACTATGCATTCTACAATGTCCGTGAAGCTCTCGACATCCCGGCCAGCAAGGCCCGAGCCTATATGATCCGCACGGAGCAATGGAAATACGTCTATTTCAAAGGGTTCCAACCGCAATTATTCGATCTTGAAAACGATCCCGATGAATTTGATGATTTAGGGACCTCACCCGATCATCAGGACATTCGTGCCGACATGCAGGATTTGTTGCTGGACCGTTTGACCGACCGTAAAAACCGGGTCACTCAGACCGATGAAGCTGTGCTGAAAATCAGAGCTGGCGAAGGATCTTCCGGGATTATGATCGGCGTCTGGTAGCAGATTACAAACTGCTTGCAAAACCCCACCGCCACGGCAACACTGATCAGATAATCGGTGCTGCCGACAAGGGAGAGAATGTGAGCGAAACGCAACTGAATATTGGTGTTCTGGGCTGTGGCCCGATAGCTCAGTCCGCCCATTTCGAAAGCTGCACCAAGGCAAAAAACGCTCGCCTTTATGCCATTTGCGATGTCGCCGACGACCTGCGCGAACGCATGGCATGGATTCACAATCCCGACAAAACCTTTGCCAATTATGACACTATGCTGGCTGACCCGGCACTGGACGCTGTCATCATAGCCACATCCGATGCCTTTCATGTAGATGCCTCAATTCTGGCGCTGCAGGCAGGCAAGCATGTTCTGTGCGAAAAACCGGTCGCCACAGGCCTGGAAGAGACAGAACGCCTGTCCGCCGCAGTGCGTGACAGCGGTAAAATCTTCCAGATAGGGCATATGAAACGCTATGATGCGGGGCTTCAGGCGGCGCACGAATTCATAAAGGATGAGATGGGCAGCATGGTTGCTCTGAAAGCCTGGTATTGCGACAGCACCCATCGTTACGCCATGACAGATGCAGTTCAGCCTCTCATCATCGCATCCGATCAGGCTCGTAAGCCGGATCACAACCCCAAGGCTGACCTGGAGCGGTACTACATGTTGGCTCATGGTAGCCATCTTGTTGACACTGCACGCTATTTTGGCGGTGAGATAATCTCGGTCAATGCGCGCATTTCAGACAAAAAAGGCATGTATTGCTGGTTCGTAGATGTTGAATTTGCAAACGGTACTTTGGGTCATCTTGATCTGACCGTGGCCGTGCGCATGGACTGGCATGAGGGCTTTCAGATTTACGGTGAGAATGGGTCGGTTATCGGCAAGACATTCAATCCCTGGTATTACAAAAGTTCCGAAGTCGACATTTTCCGAGAGCGGGATGGTGCCTCAACACGCGTCCTGGGCGCTGACGGGCATTTCTACCGCCGCCAGGTCGAAGGTTTTGCAGAGACAATTCTAAACAACACCCCAATGACCGGGGCTGATATCGAAGACGGTCTTGCAAGCGTGCAAGCCATGCTGGCAATCAGGGATTCAGTTCACACCGGAAAGCCGGTGCAACTATCCCAAGCAAAGGGAACACTGTGATGCAGCTTGGTATCTTTGCCAAAACCTTTCCGGCAGACAATCCGTTACAGGCGGTCAATGCCGTACAGAAGGCAGGTTTCGTCTGCACCCAATACAATATGAGCTGTTCTGGATTAGCGTCCATGCCGGATGAGATCGATGACGCAACGGCCAATGCAGTCCGGGCTGCAAGCGAAGAGACTAACATCCCGATTGTTGCCGTCTCTGCAACATTTAATATGATTCACCCAGATGTAAGTGTTCGGAAAGAAGGGCTCCGCAAGCTGGAAGTCATTGCAGCTAATGCAAAGGCAATGGGAACCGAACTGTTGACGCTTTGTACAGGCACCCGCAATTCCGATGACCAATGGCAAGGCCACCCTGATAATGACAGCATGCGGGCTTGGAGTGATCTATTGCTTGCGATGGAAAGCGCAATCAAAATAGCCGAGACCCACGATGTCCATCTCGGTATTGAACCGGAACTGGACAATGTGGTGAATTCAAGCGCGAAGGCAATCCGTCTGATCCAACAACTCAAAAGCGACAGGTTGAAAATTGTGCTGGACGCGGCAAACCTCTTCGAACAGACCAGCCTTGCAGAGCAAAAGCATCTCGTTTCGCAGGCCGTTGAAACCGTGGCGGAACATCTCGTCATGGCTCATGCAAAAGACCGTATGGCTGATGGCAGCTTCACCACTGCGGGCAAAGGCGTTCTGGATTACACCCACTATCTGCAGGCATTGTCAGATAGCGGTTTTGAGGGACCATTGGTCACCCATGGGCTGCCAGCAGAAGATGCGCCAAGAGTTGCAAAATTTCTGCGCAAAAAACTGAAGCAGTTGCGTTGATGGATAATTATTCCCCGCTGCCCCTTATGCGCAGCGGCCAAAAAATTGCAGCCTTCCGGGCCAACCAGAAAGGAGTGCCCGTGGTACTCCAGCACGGTCTGGGCGCAGACCCGCTTCAGACCGTCAATGTTGTGCCTCTCAATGGCACACACTGTCATTATCTGATGCACTGTCGCGGGCATGGCGCTTCGGAACCCGGCCCTGTTGATCAATTCTCAATCGCCACATTCGCAGATGATCTGATTGCCTTTATCGACCGGCATATTCAGGCACCTTGCATTGTCGGTGGCATTTCCATGGGTGCCGCTATCTCATTGCGCCTGGCAATCAAACGGCCTGATCTGGTTTCGGCACTCATTCTAGCGCGTCCCGCCTGGTTCACGGACCCTGCACCTGAAAACCTCAAACCTCTCGTCGAAATCGGTGACTTGCTGGCCACACAAGATATCGCTGAGGCTAAAAGACTCTTTCTCGCCTCCCCTTCGGCATCCATTTTACAGCAAGGCGCGCCGGGCAATCTGACGTCGCTGATGAATATGTTTGACCGGACACCACAAGTCGTCACAGCAGAACTGCTGCGCCGAATTGCAAATGATGGTCCAGGTGTCACGGTCGCCGAAATCACAGACATAAAGGTGCCAACCCTGATCATCGCGAATGATAAGGACTATGTTCATCCCGTCCATCTAGCCGATGATTTGGCAACCGCCATTTCAGGCGCAATACGCGTCAACATTACACCAAAAACCGTTGACGAAGGGGCGTATGTCTCTGAGTTCAGCGGTGCGCTTGATCAATTTTTGAAAGACCATTCCTGATGCCACAGCCACCAAAAGACTGGATTGAACTCCTTCCAACAGATCATTGCATAGCCGAATTCTCGATTTGGTCGGCCAATCTGATGAACCTGTCTGCTGATTTGGAGCGCATATCTCCCCATGCGGACATCCTCCATCTCGATGTGGCAGATGGCCATTTTGCACCAGCGTTGCTGATCTTCCCGGATATGGTGGGTGCATTGCGAGAACAGACCGGCCTGCCGCTTCATATCCACCTGATGGTTGCTGACAGTGTATTGCTGTCTCAGATAGAGCAATTTGCCGAGGCCGGTGCCGATCTGATCAGCTTTCATGTTGAAAACAAAGCAGTCGCTGAAGACGCCTTTGCGCTTTTGGAAAAATTGGATGTTCCTGCTGGCCTGGTGGCGCGGGTTGAAACTCCCGTAACCGCTTTTGCGCCCTTCATGGAGAATATCCGGTTTCTGACTTTGCTTGGCACAGCCATCGGCGTCAAAGGCCAGGGTCTCGATGCAGCAGCGCCTGCCAGACTGGGGGAAGCACAATCTTTGATCGCAAATCGCGAGAGCGGAAAACGGTGTGTTCTAGCAGCAGATGGCGGCATTCGTGAGCACACGGTCCCCAATCTGATTGCCGCTGGCGCAGAGACAGTTGTGCTCGGATCACTGGCATTTGGCGCCGAAGATCTGGAAGCGCGCATATCCTGGTTAGCCGGGTTGCAAGGCCCAGAATGATAAAAGCGCCGTTTGCAATCGGCGTTGATCTGGGTGGCACGAGGCTGCGCGCAGCATTAATCACAGCCGACGGCAGCATTGTGAAGCGGGCTGAAACCGCGACCCTTGCGTCCAGTGGCCCAGAAACTGTCTTGCAACAGATTGA is a genomic window containing:
- a CDS encoding Gfo/Idh/MocA family protein, producing MSETQLNIGVLGCGPIAQSAHFESCTKAKNARLYAICDVADDLRERMAWIHNPDKTFANYDTMLADPALDAVIIATSDAFHVDASILALQAGKHVLCEKPVATGLEETERLSAAVRDSGKIFQIGHMKRYDAGLQAAHEFIKDEMGSMVALKAWYCDSTHRYAMTDAVQPLIIASDQARKPDHNPKADLERYYMLAHGSHLVDTARYFGGEIISVNARISDKKGMYCWFVDVEFANGTLGHLDLTVAVRMDWHEGFQIYGENGSVIGKTFNPWYYKSSEVDIFRERDGASTRVLGADGHFYRRQVEGFAETILNNTPMTGADIEDGLASVQAMLAIRDSVHTGKPVQLSQAKGTL
- a CDS encoding sugar phosphate isomerase/epimerase — translated: MQLGIFAKTFPADNPLQAVNAVQKAGFVCTQYNMSCSGLASMPDEIDDATANAVRAASEETNIPIVAVSATFNMIHPDVSVRKEGLRKLEVIAANAKAMGTELLTLCTGTRNSDDQWQGHPDNDSMRAWSDLLLAMESAIKIAETHDVHLGIEPELDNVVNSSAKAIRLIQQLKSDRLKIVLDAANLFEQTSLAEQKHLVSQAVETVAEHLVMAHAKDRMADGSFTTAGKGVLDYTHYLQALSDSGFEGPLVTHGLPAEDAPRVAKFLRKKLKQLR
- a CDS encoding ribulose-phosphate 3-epimerase, whose protein sequence is MPQPPKDWIELLPTDHCIAEFSIWSANLMNLSADLERISPHADILHLDVADGHFAPALLIFPDMVGALREQTGLPLHIHLMVADSVLLSQIEQFAEAGADLISFHVENKAVAEDAFALLEKLDVPAGLVARVETPVTAFAPFMENIRFLTLLGTAIGVKGQGLDAAAPARLGEAQSLIANRESGKRCVLAADGGIREHTVPNLIAAGAETVVLGSLAFGAEDLEARISWLAGLQGPE
- a CDS encoding alpha/beta fold hydrolase, yielding MVLQHGLGADPLQTVNVVPLNGTHCHYLMHCRGHGASEPGPVDQFSIATFADDLIAFIDRHIQAPCIVGGISMGAAISLRLAIKRPDLVSALILARPAWFTDPAPENLKPLVEIGDLLATQDIAEAKRLFLASPSASILQQGAPGNLTSLMNMFDRTPQVVTAELLRRIANDGPGVTVAEITDIKVPTLIIANDKDYVHPVHLADDLATAISGAIRVNITPKTVDEGAYVSEFSGALDQFLKDHS
- a CDS encoding alkaline phosphatase family protein, giving the protein MAKVKNILFIMADQLRWDYLSCYGHPYLETPNIDRLAQKGVRFDRAYVQSPVCGPSRASCYTGRTTFSHGSTWNQVPLPIGEWTMSDYLKPAGMRTAVVGKTHMTPDKEGMERLGLKADTAIGTIMSQPGFEPFERDDGLHPDAGLRRRGGKLAYNDWLREQGYDGENPWHTWANSAEGPDGEILSGWHLRNSHLPARVAEPHSETAYMTDRAMEFIAETGDQPWCLHLSYIKPHWPYIAPAPYHDMYDRNQFLPVHRSQKERETSHPVIQAFYEEAVSKTFSDREARERVITGYMGLVKQIDDHLGRLFAHLEESGRMNDTIIVFTSDHGDYLGDHWMGEKELFHEASVRVPLIIYDPCEAADSTRGQVETRLVEAIDLLPTFIETMGMEPPYHRLEGRSLSPLLHGKAPDDWRKAAFSEIDYAFYNVREALDIPASKARAYMIRTEQWKYVYFKGFQPQLFDLENDPDEFDDLGTSPDHQDIRADMQDLLLDRLTDRKNRVTQTDEAVLKIRAGEGSSGIMIGVW
- a CDS encoding MarR family winged helix-turn-helix transcriptional regulator, translating into MFHLNLLERQHRLNAKRVLRRHGIDHRMWRIMVMLREEDHQSVHDLAAFGGFDRSTLSKIVDATEESGLVARQVDAMDRRRSTVSLTDKGRAMIDRAAPDILKLFDAYFEDFSPAEVEQLMEMIVKLKTAVQTHGLELERGLLRETA
- a CDS encoding TRAP transporter large permease, which codes for MTSALIGFAILLALCFFGFRVGYATLLVGLVGFATQRGWEAAFAMTGQQVIEDAMNYNLSVIPLFILMGVFIYRAEISRDLYDAAYAGLGRFRGGLALSTVVACAGFSAVCGSSLATAATMTKVAMPPMRKYGYSDSLASGTIAAGGTLGIMIPPSVPLVIYAVVAEQDIGELFIAGVLPGILLVSLFMGAVAITVRFKPESGPAGDPLSEEDKKRAFRAVWPIIGLFLLVLGGIYGRVFTPTEASGIGAFGAAVIAIMRGHLRTPGEWIDVLGEAGKTTASLFIVIFGALVFAQFINLSGMPYDLVFFVEDMNLSPLGLVIVVAIIAVLMGMVFESIGILLLLVPVFLPTLIQADVDMVWFGIVVVLVTELGLITPPIGMNVFVVKSVMPSIRLADIFRGVTPFIVADVIALILVLLIPAIATFLPGLMR
- a CDS encoding VWA domain-containing protein gives rise to the protein MKSLTLKALSVGLVMTASLSLQAEAEPTSMFILDASGSMWGRLPDNQMKIVAARDAMSELVGALPDSISTGLIAYGHRRKGDCGDIEVVQEATLGGSSNISEIIATLQPRGKTPISDALKLAGEKLTGIEDQTTIVLVSDGIETCEGDPCAVAEALATSQANLNIHVIGYAVDQPTRTQLQCVADKGNGQYFTADDLSGLKNALAKVTESIRTAEPIAAPEPIVVATPEVADTGNAITIQIAGPGTIRLDMAAWTQAPKYWKILDPETGEEIAKTNENEVSVMPGDYQLAWRHLEHGAEEVMLPQIVTVESGKVTDAPIKTGLQLVPPAETEPPYYWQLLPEGAKVKKSFRGRDAAAWYWVWDAVPVPAGTYTLLIRQSEHDHSEANLGRVVLEEGQLQQLPLDQGVNVAWNSAWGDDVYNIIFTHENGDQIKTDAQGPLFLAPGKYSVALRLTEHGHRAAPFGTVEVTETGFADAMLTSGITFETAIEGKFKLIATDLDTGEEATMTNRWGPMPLGAGRYSFDLHLEGNKRQTILPELEIKPGQFITAKM
- a CDS encoding NAD(P)/FAD-dependent oxidoreductase; this encodes MDIAIVGAGQAGVSLATRLRALKHDGAITLIGEEPVAPYQRPPLSKNYLLGDKSFDSLLLKPASFYEEQSIDLLTGKQVAGIDRVNQRLDFSDGATHGYDALALTTGSAARKLPAEIGGALEGVFTLRSAQDVDAISASLFATGERSDGKPGRVLIVGGGYLGLEAAASATKRGLQVTLIEMGDRILQRVAGTETSAFFRALHHSHGVDLREGVGLDYLIGTDRVRGARLSDGSELDVDVVVVAIGVDANAGLARAAGLEVENGIVVDAQCQTLDASIFAAGDCTSFPHGDSHIRLESVGNAIAQAEAAAGSITGATEPYVAKPWFWSDQYDAKLQIAGLNMGYDRVVTRNRTGSAPSFWYFHGDELLAVDAVNDGRAYMAGKKLIEMGRTADPDLIADPGHDLKLLLRR
- a CDS encoding TRAP transporter small permease, translated to MTQRPKSGYRKMAAGALSLLLPTMKFMSAALLFAMMILTFVDVVGRYVFSAPIFGAAEMIQFLLAMTIFAGLGLVNAYDEHIAVELLEGPLQALMPKLRPFLIQLFSLIGMAVIAWQLAVFAEESAVNNRITVVLEWPLAYLAAIIAGLSALSLVAQILGLIDRPKPAAEAGSDKPIGLGDL